In a genomic window of Lepisosteus oculatus isolate fLepOcu1 chromosome 3, fLepOcu1.hap2, whole genome shotgun sequence:
- the gpat3 gene encoding glycerol-3-phosphate acyltransferase 3 has product MEDLWKVTFHVLSVWLTLVVGLIMLPAMFGISLGITEVYMKILMKTLEWATLRIQRGRNEKHSIKASVSNGIIQRDGDSSMEKEIAELRGSRSKPPASGDFQLSDVFYFNRKGIESIVEDEVTQRFTSEELVSWNLLTRTNNNFQYISLRLTIIWVVGVLIRYCVLFPLRVTLAVIGISWLVISTSLVGLLPNSSVKNWLSELVHLMCYRICARGLSATINYHNKENRPKKGGICVANHTSPIDVVILANDGCYAMVGQVHGGLLGIIQRSIVKACPHVWFERSEMKDRHLVTKRLRDHVADKSKLPILIFPEGTCINNTSVMMFKKGSFEIGGTIYPVAIKYDPQFGDAFWNSGKYSMVSYLVRMMTSWAIVCNVWYLPPMTRQEGEDAVQFANRVKAVIARQGGLVDLSWDGGLKRAKVKETFKEQQQKMYSNMIVGEDSS; this is encoded by the exons ATGGAAGACCTCTGGAAGGTCACGTTCCATGTGTTATCCGTGTGGTTAACCCTGGTGGTTGGGCTCATCATGCTCCCAGCAATGTTCGGAATCTCCTTGGGAATAACCGAAGTTTACATGAAGATTTTAATGAAGACGCTTGAA TGGGCTACTCTGAGAATACAGAGGGGCAGAAATGAGAAACACTCAATCAAGGCTTCAGTATCTAATG GAATCATCCAAAGGGATGGAGACTCCTCCATGGAGAAGGAGATAGCAGAGCTGAGGGGAAGCCGTAGCAAGCCCCCGGCCAGTGGGGACTTCCAGCTGAGCGACGTCTTCTACTTCAACAGGAAGGGCATCGAGTCCATCGTGGAAGACGAGGTCACCCAGCGCTTCACATCCGAGGAGCTGGTCTCCTGGAACCTGCTCACTCGTACCAACAACAACTTCCAGTACATCAGCCTGCGCCTGACCATCATCTGGGTGGTGGGGGTCCTCATCCGCTACTGTGTGCTTTTCCCTCTCAG ggtTACTCTTGCTGTAATTGGAATAAGTTGGCTGGTTATAAGTACCTCCTTGGTTGGGCTGTTGCCAAACAGCAG TGTGAAAAACTGGCTGAGTGAACTTGTTCATTTGATGTGCTACAGAATATGTGCTAGAGGTCTGTCTGCAACCATCAACTATCACAATAA AGAAAACCGACCAAAAAAGGGAGGGATATGTGTGGCCAACCACACCTCACCGATAGACGTCGTCATTCTTGCCAATGATGGGTGCTATGCTATG GTGGGGCAGGTCCATGGTGGCCTGCTGGGAATTATTCAGAGGTCCATCGTGAAAGCCTGTCCGCATGTCTGGTTTGAGCGATCAGAAATGAAAGATCGCCACCTAGTGACAAAAAG GTTGAGAGATCATGTTGCAGATAAGTCCAAGCTTCCAATATTGATCTTTCCAGAAG GCACGTGCATAAACAACACGTCAGTCATGATGTTTAAGAAAGGAAGTTTTGAAATTGGAGGGACCATATACCCAGTTGCTATCAAG TATGATCCTCAGTTTGGGGATGCTTTTTGGAACAGTGGAAAATACAGCATGGTGAGCTACCTGGTGAGAATGATGACCAGCTGGGCCATTGTCTGCAATGTGTGGTACCTGCCGCCAATGACCAGACAG GAAGGGGAAGATGCAGTTCAGTTTGCCAACAGAGTGAAAGCAGTGATAGCCAGGCAAGGAGGCCTGGTAGATCTGTCTTG